From one Eucalyptus grandis isolate ANBG69807.140 chromosome 9, ASM1654582v1, whole genome shotgun sequence genomic stretch:
- the LOC120288031 gene encoding GDSL esterase/lipase 5-like: MSTPTLHIILFIVLASLFISTRGDDQSRTDVAFFIFGDSVNDVGTNNYINTTADFRANFPPYGETFFRHPTGRFSNGRLIVDFIAEYANLPLIPPYLQMKDDEFMGGANFASAGAGALGDTYEGFVVDLKMQLKQLEQLEKKLEKEMGSERAKKIIKEGVYLISIGSSEYALPFFSNPTLFQSISMEDYVGMVIGNITTVLKGIYEVGGRKFAMIGIGQLGCVPIMRPAENGSCSDEANKLAQLHNVALTSILAKLEAQLQGFEYSYFDYYTSGSERIHYPSKYGFKEAETACCGSGPYRANSSCGGQRGEKEFSLCHDPENYVFFDSDHASERANRQFAQLMWNGSLSIIRPRNLKALFKHEGA; this comes from the exons ATGTCGACTCCGACTCTCCACATCATTCTCTTCATTGTTCTCGCAAGCCTCTTCATCTCAACTCGTGGCGATGATCAGTCTCGGACAGATGTTGCTTTCTTCATCTTCGGCGACTCCGTTAACGACGTGGGGACCAACAACTACATAAACACCACTGCTGATTTCAGAGCAAATTTTCCTCCTTATGGCGAGACGTTCTTCCGCCATCCCACTGGAAGATTCTCCAACGGTCGTCTCATTGTCGATTTTATTG CTGAATATGCAAATCTGCCGCTGATTCCACCATATCTCCAAATGAAAGATGATGAATTCATGGGAGGGGCGAACTTCGCATCCGCCGGTGCTGGTGCTTTGGGCGACACTTATGAAGGATTt GTGGTGGATTTGAAGATGCAGCTGAAGCAgctcgaacaactagagaagAAGCTGGAGAAGGAGATGGGCAGCGAGAgggccaagaaaataattaaagaggGTGTTTACTTAATTAGCATTGGAAGCAGTGAATACGCCCTGCCTTTCTTCTCTAATCCTACTCTGTTTCAGTCCATTTCCATGGAAGATTACGTGGGGATGGTGATTGGAAACATCACCACCGTGCTTAAG gGAATATATGAAGTAGGAGGAAGAAAATTTGCAATGATTGGAATTGGGCAACTTGGGTGTGTGCCAATCATGAGACCAGCCGAAAATGGTTCTTGCTCAGACGAAGCCAACAAGCTCGCACAGCTTCACAACGTTGCTCTTACTTCAATTCTCGCAAAACTGGAGGCGCAACTCCAAGGATTCGAGTACTCCTACTTCGACTACTACACTTCAGGCAGTGAGAGAATCCACTACCCATCAAAATATG GTTTTAAGGAAGCGGAAACTGCGTGTTGTGGTTCGGGTCCTTATAGGGCAAATTCAAGCTGTGGAGGCCAAAGAGGAgagaaggaattttcattatgCCATGATCCTGAGAACTACGTATTCTTTGACTCTGACCATGCAAGTGAGAGGGCTAATAGGCAATTTGCGCAATTGATGTGGAATGGGAGTTTGAGTATAATCAGACCTCGCAACTTGAAAGCATTGTTCAAGCATGAGGGtgcttga
- the LOC104419515 gene encoding GDSL esterase/lipase At1g09390-like isoform X1 — MSAPDLHILFFAVFVFVSLLLSARCDVALFIFGDSLNNAGINNYVNTVSFRANFPSYGEIFFRCPTGSFTDGRLIADFIAEYAKLPLIPPYLQLKNDGCGRGKFCIWRSRRFIRYLPRICMLSVFPCLCFDFFFMFRFQVVFLSFPSLGGGPQDSAEAVREGEENGFGGRLHGQHRRQRLLEPGSQQSSFVSVHFHGGLSGDGGWQH, encoded by the exons ATGTCGGCTCCGGATCTCCACATCCTCTTCTTCgccgtcttcgtcttcgtcagCCTCCTCCTCTCGGCTCGCTGCGACGTCGCCCTGTTCATTTTTGGCGACTCGCTCAACAACGCAGGGATCAACAATTACGTGAACACCGTGTCTTTCAGGGCAAACTTCCCTTCATATGGCGAGATTTTCTTCCGCTGTCCCACTGGCAGCTTCACTGACGGTCGTCTTATAGCTGATTTCATTG CTGAATATGCGAAGCTACCACTGATCCCACCATATCTCCAGCTGAAGAACGACGGCTGTGGAAGGGGCAAATTTTGCATCTGGCGGAGCAGGCGTTTTATCCGATACTTACCAAGGATCTGTATGTTGAGTGTCTTTCCTTgtctttgctttgattttttttttatgttccgCTTCCAGGTTGTCTTCCTTAGTTTTCCTTCATTAGGTGGTGGACCTCAGGACTCAGCAGAAGCAGTTCGAGAAGGCGAAGAGAATGGTTTCGGAGGGCGTTTACATGGTCAGCATCGGAGGCAACGATTACTTGAACCCGGTTCTCAACAATCCAGCTTTGTTTCAGTCCATTTCCATGGAGGATTAAGTGGGGATGGTGGTTGGCAACATTAG
- the LOC104419515 gene encoding GDSL esterase/lipase 2-like isoform X2 has product MSAPDLHILFFAVFVFVSLLLSARCDVALFIFGDSLNNAGINNYVNTVSFRANFPSYGEIFFRCPTGSFTDGRLIADFIAEYAKLPLIPPYLQLKNDGCGRGKFCIWRSRRFIRYLPRICGGPQDSAEAVREGEENGFGGRLHGQHRRQRLLEPGSQQSSFVSVHFHGGLSGDGGWQH; this is encoded by the exons ATGTCGGCTCCGGATCTCCACATCCTCTTCTTCgccgtcttcgtcttcgtcagCCTCCTCCTCTCGGCTCGCTGCGACGTCGCCCTGTTCATTTTTGGCGACTCGCTCAACAACGCAGGGATCAACAATTACGTGAACACCGTGTCTTTCAGGGCAAACTTCCCTTCATATGGCGAGATTTTCTTCCGCTGTCCCACTGGCAGCTTCACTGACGGTCGTCTTATAGCTGATTTCATTG CTGAATATGCGAAGCTACCACTGATCCCACCATATCTCCAGCTGAAGAACGACGGCTGTGGAAGGGGCAAATTTTGCATCTGGCGGAGCAGGCGTTTTATCCGATACTTACCAAGGATCT GTGGTGGACCTCAGGACTCAGCAGAAGCAGTTCGAGAAGGCGAAGAGAATGGTTTCGGAGGGCGTTTACATGGTCAGCATCGGAGGCAACGATTACTTGAACCCGGTTCTCAACAATCCAGCTTTGTTTCAGTCCATTTCCATGGAGGATTAAGTGGGGATGGTGGTTGGCAACATTAG